The nucleotide sequence GCAGCCTCAATTTACCTACACACAACAAAGCAAGGCAGCAACCTTTTTAGCAAAgtcatcctcatcatcagacTCATCTCCATCCTCTGCGTATACATTCTCATCATATTCAGTTTTCAGGTCCCCGCCCTCAACAGCCTCATGATCAGACTCTCCATATCTTTGGTCATAGTATTCCAGCTCTTGATCTTCCATAGCATCCACTACCATATGATCTTTTGGTTCAAACGTATCTTCTTTAGCTGAAGAACGACCATCGTAGATtgatccctcttcttcttcctccttggcTGTTCTATCCTCGTGTTCTTCAAGGCAGCTGACATTGTCATTGCCATCTTTCTTGGCTTCTACCGGAAGAATGGACTGCACATCTGATAAAGCAGCTGAAACAGAACCACCTGCTGCCTCTTCTCCATCTCTTCGATCAATTTCATCTCCACTGCTTGCACCACTCGCAGATGCTGCATCTCTTTTTCTCTTAAGAATGATGCTCAGTGGCTTCGGACCTTCAAACGAGAGAGAATCTTTAGAATCCTGAAGCACCGCAACTTTTGCAGACTTCATATTATTCAGTTCTAGAGGAGCAGCAGCACTAGTACTCTTGGTTGACAACTCTTGAGAATTCTCCATAACCTTTGGACCTTTCAGCTCTGCAAGACTCTTTGGACCAGCAAAATCTAGGGAGCCTGTATCATCTCTTCTAGTTAGCTTTACCACAGTACTCCTTGCATCTGCAGGGAACTCCTCATTTGATCTCCATCTTACTCTTTCATGATGTCTCCCCCGATAATTTATTGGTCTGGCTGGTGACAATCTGCCTCGAGGTCTTCCTCTATTTCCGTCATTCTCAGATCGCAAATCATTTGGGATGTCAGGTGAAGACCTCCCAGAGAGTGTTATTCTTCCTTGCAGGCGAGTGCTTATGGAGCTCCGAGGAATTTGTCTTTGATTTCTGTGGGAATGATGACCATGCCCTCTCTCCTCAATATAGCAATCATCCCTCTGGTAGGGCTCACCACGGCCATCAGGGCTAACAGCCGATATTGAACCATTAAGTCTTCTTTGCTTCAATGGTCGACGACACAAATCTGATCTATCCCTCTCATTATGATTGGCATCCCTCCACCTCCTTCCAGATGGTGGTCTTTCCAAAATCCTCTCAGAAATTCTGCATGACTCCCAGCCATAGGTATCATGTGCCTGTCCATAGTTTTTTTCCCAACTGTGAACTTTAGAACTATGCCAAACGAgtaatttatgaaatttatcATCAACTAACAAGACATTGCTCTAGATTTTATACAGCAGCAAGATCAGAAAGAGAATCAGTCAAGCAGATTATAGGGGAAACAATAAGGCATTTTAAATCAGTTCGAAGAATCaaattttgaaaatcaaaaaaaaaaaaaatcatcaaagaTATGCGTTAAAGGTTGATCTGATTTATCTCAAATGACCACTTAAGCCAATCATGTATTCCAAAATCCAATCAGGCATCAGTTCCCAAGATTCATGCAcgagaacccaaataatatacaAAACCGATCAAATTCAACCAAAATCAAGTTAAGATAGCACCAAAAGAACACGAAGCAAAAAGGAGAATCAAACTATAACATAACAAGAACAAAAGGTTTGAAACAAGAAAGGCACCTTATTGCAGGTCAATGGCGACGCCAGGAAGTACACGCAGTCGGTGTTCCTCTTCAGCGCCTCATCCTCCGCCGTCGACGGGCGGATCCCCACCCGCCCACCGCCGCTCTTCATCCCCTTCCTTCTTGTCCCTTTCCACACAAGAACCCAACAATCGGAACAAAGATCGAGCTGCTCCGATGGCGATCAAAGACGGAGACCGAGGCGCAAAAATCCGCAGATCAGGGCAGAGAACAGGAAACAAACGGACAAACGGATTCAATAACCAGATCGAGGCATTGGAGGAGACGGTGGGAGGAGAGATTGGGTATCAAGAATCGAAGAGAGAAGGTTTTTGATTTATGCGAGGGTTTTCAAACTTTCTTGGAGCCTTTTAGCCTTATATCATCGACGGGGCTTAGCTGGAGCTTTACACTTTTGGCAATGGCCTACCCTGTTACTAATTATTACTTTTTACCACTATTGCAGAGAGAATTTAGATATAAAGGGAAAGAGGAGGGGTAGGTTTTGTTATTAAGTGGTGGGTTGGGGGTCTATTGTTGTGGCGTTGGGAAGAGGTGTTCCCGCCCGGCCAAGATGACGTTGGAGTCAGCTTGGTGCGCGAAGGGGGTGCCACGTGCCAGGGTTTAGGTGGTGTTCCGATTCCGATTCGGGTTTGGATTTGGTCGGGTTTTAACTCATGTTTCTTTTCTTGTAGTCAGAGTCGGATCCATACACGGAGTGCACAACGACCCGATCCAACGGTCTTGCCGGTCAAAACCGACCGAAACCACAAGTCcaatgcttttcttcttcttcttttttcccagTCCAAAATAGGAAAATTAAACTAGCTGGTCTCAACGAGACCTGGTTTTATGGTTTTCAAACCAAATTTGCAATTGGTTAAAGATTCTGTTAGTCTTGATTTTTTGTTAGTGTCTAGATGCTGAGGAGATTTTAGAAGATGGTGGTTGGTTGCGTATTGTATTTCAAATGTACATTTTCATGAAAATAGACAGAATATTATTTTATAGAACATTACATCCATTAATCATAGTATTAATTTGATAAGAGAcatgataatattttaataacactctttatgacaatgatgcatgttattataatattattttaatttttcattacAGAGTGATGTAATATAttgtgatataatataatattaaaatattataataaaaatacaataatatagtataatattataatatgataatattaCACTATTGTAATGTCATAATGTTATGATATTGTAATATTgtaatagcataataatttagtaTTACGCAATATTATATTTCTAGTCTTATTAAGTAATATGTGACCATGTAGCAGCATCATAAAAAATGTCAGCATAAGATGTCAATGCAATATGCATATATTTCTATTCCAGTATATTACCATCACCGCACATATTACAAAGaagatatataatataatatgataaatatttaatattatatatactaTGCTATTtgtattataaataataatttcttGATAGGTTTGTCCATTATGTGTATtatatttcatgattatatatGATTAACCATGCGACGGTATGTATCATTTATGACAAATTGTGGGCTCCAAATTGAAGCCGACTTGATGATTATTGTAAGATCAAAACTATTTACTAGTACGTAATGCAGCAATAATATCTaagttatattattatattaggaTCGATTGTTTCGCATATGGGCGGATGTGATCCATCATACATGTACAAAGTCCAACCTAGAGGTCAGCCAAGTCCTAAAAGGGTATTGGTCCACAGGAAAAGTTATTTGTAAAGCATAAATTGCCTGAATGATTGGGTACGTCAACGGCCGGAAAGAAGACTATTATCCAAGTACCGAAAGCCTTTGGTATTTGGAGGTTTGAAGGAAAATAAATTTGCTAGGTGAGATGGTCTCAGATGTTGATTGATGATGCACATACTATGATCTATGACTGGTAGAAAATACATTAAAAAAGCAAACATAGTTATAAAAGTAACACACATTAAGATAATTATATAGTTTGATTGTAATCAGTAcaagattataaataaattgacGGGTAATATATTCTATTGTAATCCAAATTTTCTTGTCTCATTGGATTCACGTACAGTGGATTTTGACGGTCGGAAGGCAAAAGTTGTCCAACTTTCACAAGCTGGTCTCGTGTGGGATGTTTGGAAATCCAGGCTTCCATCAGATACTACAAAAAAATTATGCGGTTTTACAGTAATCCTTTTGGCCATAGCCGAGTATTGGAGAGGCAAAATTAGCCTAAATCCGCGATGCATGAATGCATGCCGACCTTTGGGGAGAAGAAACGGGCCAACTCCTGGATGCAATCTCATGTTCTGAGGGAAGATTTCTCAGAAGCACAAAAAGAGAACTGAATATCCAAAACACTAGAACCTACAAGGTCGTTGCTGATTATGGGCAGTTAATACAAGAAATGAGTCGAGAATATTAATGGTCACTGAGCAAAATTAAGGACAGCAAGTACTTATAGAGAGACTAATACTGCAGAAACTGATTGTGAAAGCAGAACGATGGAGTTCTAACAGCAGATGCTGTATTGTATCCATATATTACAAAACTAGATTTTACCAACTGTCCTCTGCTCGCCGGTATGCAAGACTTATGATGCTGATAGCATGCTCGGAGGATGCGTTTCACATACTAAGGTGAACCtgcaaaaataaaaaccaaTCGAGCAAGATGTTACCGAAATTGTCAGGCATGAATGTTCAtaaaataatgttcatttttttttttctggtttttGTATGCCCAatcttaatcattcatctaaATATTTCAGAGTAAGCATGAGCATAAACATTCTTCAGCACTGATATGTTAAGGTTCGATATTAATGGAAATCAAAACACCAAGACAAGAAATTATAAAGGGGGTTTTAGAATTAAAATTAGTGAAGCCAGCTGGACCTATGTCGGCCAGTTGGCACTCCTCTCCTTAGCAGAGAGGTCCTGGATTCCACTTCGGATGGTGGCAGGCCCACTATTTTTTGCAGGAAAAACAAGTTGAGCCAGTCGATAGTAAGTAACTGAGTGAGGGATCAAACTAATGACCCAATTGTATATATAGTTCAATAGATTGGGATTTACCACTCTAAGATTCTGAAGAGTTCATTTGAGCATGATGTTGATTGCTAGTCTCAATCATGTATAATCGACCCATAATTCAGGCCAAACATCACCAACCTTGCCATGGCCAGTGCTCCCATGAGGTACAAAGCCATACTTACACAGAATATAAGCTTTCTTAATTATAGATAAATAAAATGTTCTACCATCAAGAATTGTCATCTTTTGAATGTCTAACTCTCCCAGAAAAACTGTGCTATATTCTCCTATATCATGTCAATTATACTATCGCTTATTGCTTCAGTATCCTAGAACATACAAGGTTCTACAATACACTCCCAATACCTGCAGCTGTTGACTAGAAAAACTAGCATATATCATGCAAAATGGTTCAGCATATGCAAAATTTCAATACTGATTGGAATCTTCAAACTCGCCTTGACAGCTACGAAGTCCAGACTTTTCATTAATAATAGAGCAGATTCTCTAAAATGCTCATAAAACATAAACTATCTATCAGGACTGAACAAATTTTATCCCATGCTGCTATCATGAACATCACAATTGCAAGTAATTTTCTAAAAGAAACAGCAAGTCTAGGACATGGTGGATAGATTAGATACAAGAATACTTGAGAAATCTTAGCAGTAGCATCCGCAAAGGTACAGTAAGGAATTCATTTAAGAGTTTTGTGATGTTCAACACATGGGCCAGAGACAGCCTTGGTGACAAGGGCGTTCATATAAATGGTTCCAAGGACAAAGGCAACGGGCAGAAGGGATTTGAAAATAACAGTTATCTTAGAGGATCTGGGTTTGGATACAATTTAATACCCAACTAGTATTTACAAAGCCAATCAGAATAGATAGGATAAAACAGTTGTTTCCATGAACGTGGAATGCTTTCATTTGCAGATTAATATTCTTACACCTAGTCATCTGATAATAGTAATGAGCATCATGTACTCATTTAAATCATCAAGAGAAGTTTAAATGATTTAAGATGCTAGCCTCTAAGTTAAATTCTATAAGTGATCAGATTTAGCATGCTTGAAATATGCTATGCCTCACAGGAACAAGCCTAACAAAATAATGGTGATAATATGTTTCCAGATTAGATATTATACCCTCAATTTGCAAAAGATGCTTCACATAATAGGTCGCAAATTGCAGGCATCACTCATTTAGTTGATTTAGGAACTTTTTCCAGTGATCTGCTCATAATGTTAATAGTAGTCTGAATCTATTTTAGTGCCAAAACAGCCCAATATTAACTGCTTCACCTCCTGGGGAGTTTAGCACCTCTAAAGGGCTGAAGATTTGCAAGGCATGTATGATGCAATTTAGGACATCACATCTAGCTATTCTATGACACCCAATTCCTCAAGCAATAAATCATATTTCTTCCTTATCAGAGTATCGCATAATGATTCAGAGAGCATTCAAGGAtgtctttaatttttttggttATGAAAAGCAACGCCAAAAGTGTGATTCTGATCGGAAAAGTTTTATAGTTTATTGGATAAACCATTTTTGATTTGTATATCTTTATCAGGCTACTCTTGTTCAATTGATATGAGACATTTCCTAGCTGCATAACATTTAATAGTTAGTTTATTTATCCATAACTTCTTCCATATGGATGGAACTGGCGAACAAGGAAATGTAATCTTGTACTCCTCAAACTCCTCGTGAATGAGTTTGCCTTGATTACTTTTCTGTCAGCTTTACTATTCCTCCCTGAAAATGTTGGGACAGTATTGATATGCACTATATTTTGACAGGCTTGATCAGAAGTTCAATTTGTGTGAAAGATACATGTCCACACGATAATTAATTCCATTCAGTCGTTGTCCTGTGTTAAGGCTTGTGAGTAGAAGTTGCATGGTTGTGGATGGTACTATGACAGAAGAAGTCTCATGCTTGGTTGAATAGAACATTATACACTACAAAAAGCAAGTAGCCAAGTGCAAGATAACAATGAATGACTATACTTACATGTGTGCAGATATAACATgccattttttgttttctttcaatTTGAGATGATTAACAGGGCTCAGTTGCCTGCTTTCCCATCTCCTGCACATCCTCAGGTGAAAGTATCTTGATATACCACACGTTGTTCACAAATGACCTGTGTTAAGGGCCAAATAAATTTGTTGTATCAGAGAATGTATAAGCAAGCAAACCAGCTGCATAAATACATAAGTTGCTAGAAGCTATATTCAATATATATAGACCGAAGTATTAACTCTTGAAACTATTGAACATGCAAAATGCTACAGCATTACATGAGCTAGAGCCCAGTGATTTCAAGGCAGTTCTTAGCAAAAAGAAATACTTAATCATATTCCAGATCACCATAACCCTGTTATTTTGGAAAACAGATTGCCAGGTTGAAAACCTAATAACCTAACACTCTACTCATCGTATTGAACCTTAACTTTCCTCTTTGTCTTTCTGTTCTGGTCATCGATAGAATAATTTAATAGAATAATTATATTAGAAAACCCACACCCGTACCTCTTCTTAATATTTATATTCGCTTAGAAAACCTAATAACCTAACACTCTACTCATCGTATTGAACCTTAACTTTCCTCTTTGTCTTTCTGTTCTGGTCATCGATAGAATAATTTAATAGAATAATTATATTAGAAAACCCACACCCGTACCTCTTCTTAATATTTATATTCGCTTAAAACTTCCTTCAGGGTTGTGAGCTTATACTTTAGCAATTTGTATATAtgagaataaaatttttaatactTGACAGttgatatttcattatttttttaataattactCTTATTAATTGCTGCCAATAGTTACTTTTTCATTCAACTATAATTCATACTAGAGTTGACGCCTTGAATAGCAGAATCCGTTGCTTTAGTTTGTCACCTAACAAATATGCTCTAGCGTAAAATACCTCACACGTCTGTTACAATTTTTGTTAAGcctatttgtaaaaaaaaaaaaaaaaaaaaaaaaaaaaaaaaaaaacacttgtcCTATTATGCATCAGTTAAAAAAGGGCGAATTCTCCTTGATAACCACACTTCTCAACTTAAAACTAGTTCTTGCTAAAATTTCCAAAggatgattttgtataaaagattATAGCAAAATCTTTAAGAAAAGTAAGAGAAGACCAGAGTTTTTCATTATAGCATGCTGCAGACACAGAGGATCAAACTGGGGTGCTTGGTCATATTGAGAGGGACTACTGTTTCCTAATTCCGACTCATTGCCAAAGGAGTCTGTCACTCAAAAACCCTTGTTTCTCTTTGCTCTCTTGACTAATGAGAATATTAGACTCCTTTTTGGGAGTCCTTTGATGTTGGGACTCCAGTAGAGTATCCAGCCTGTTTTTATTCTAAGCCTTCAGACTGTATCTGCAAGGAATTCTCTCAGGTTTCTTTTTCTGAGTTGGGATGCACAGTGGTAGCCAAgctcctcttttctctttttttttctctctccactTCTGTTCACATGCTTGAGAGGAAGCATCTAAGGAGCCAAATGAAGTAGTACAGTCCTCATAAGTGACTAGACacctcttcccttcttctcctttccattTTGAGACTCCACTAGCGCAATATTAACATAGCTGGTCAATTATTGAAGACATTATGATGGGAATCTTCACAACTAGAAAACTTGCAATTTTCTTCAATTAGATCTTGGCTGTCCACTTGGCAGCTTGTTGATGATGGAACCTCCAAACTATAACCCTTGTTGCAGTACCAAAGTGCAGATCTTTCCAACTGACGATTCTTGAAACAATGTAACTTCCAATAGGCAGTTGCATCATGATGGGGATCTTTGATACAATGTCTTGTTACCTTTCCTTTCGCTTTTCCTATCATGTCTGCCGATTTGATGTACTTCTTTTGATGTGAGTTTAGATTCCACTTTGCTAAGACCTATGTGGAACAATTTTGGGTCTACCAGCAGCATAACACCAAAGAGGACTTCTTTGAAGCCAGCCTCCAAGACCACTTTCTAGGAGCATCAACCCTTATGGATATTCATCGGGTTTCAGCCCATAGACTGTTGAGGCTTAAAGTAGATACCCGTACTTTCTTGCAACATTGACCTAGTCTCAATTGTAAGGATGCTCATGGACCACCTGGCTCCCAGATGAAAATATAGACAGTACCTGGAGAGTCCAGAGTACCTCCATCTTACCACATTTTCCTGAATTATAAGACATTCTGAATGGATTTTTCAATGTTCTTTCACAGATTTTATtgcaaataagaaaaagaaatacttTTTTTTGGCCAATTCTTATAACTGAATCGCAAATCAAGGCCTACAAAACTCTTCCTTTAGTTAGTTGTTTCATATCATGTCCAGTCTGTCGCTCTTTAATCTTTTGAATCTCCAACCTTTTCTTGAATTTCTTTCACATTTTCCTGAATTATAAGACATTCTGAATGGATTTTCCAATGTTCTTTCACAGATTTTATtgcaaataagaaaaag is from Phoenix dactylifera cultivar Barhee BC4 chromosome 18, palm_55x_up_171113_PBpolish2nd_filt_p, whole genome shotgun sequence and encodes:
- the LOC103723781 gene encoding zinc finger CCCH domain-containing protein 32-like — translated: MKSGGGRVGIRPSTAEDEALKRNTDCVYFLASPLTCNKAHDTYGWESCRISERILERPPSGRRWRDANHNERDRSDLCRRPLKQRRLNGSISAVSPDGRGEPYQRDDCYIEERGHGHHSHRNQRQIPRSSISTRLQGRITLSGRSSPDIPNDLRSENDGNRGRPRGRLSPARPINYRGRHHERVRWRSNEEFPADARSTVVKLTRRDDTGSLDFAGPKSLAELKGPKVMENSQELSTKSTSAAAPLELNNMKSAKVAVLQDSKDSLSFEGPKPLSIILKRKRDAASASGASSGDEIDRRDGEEAAGGSVSAALSDVQSILPVEAKKDGNDNVSCLEEHEDRTAKEEEEEGSIYDGRSSAKEDTFEPKDHMVVDAMEDQELEYYDQRYGESDHEAVEGGDLKTEYDENVYAEDGDESDDEDDFAKKVAALLCCV